One window from the genome of Salvelinus sp. IW2-2015 linkage group LG30, ASM291031v2, whole genome shotgun sequence encodes:
- the LOC111954757 gene encoding ictacalcin-like isoform X1, whose product MIKGGMEGVVMYKTHPSLHQSLTISLSLTFYFALSFFPHLVTMSGIQQAMSLLIASFHKYSGKEGDKLTLSKVELKELLQAELGEMLGKASDKSAVDRIFKDLDSNKDNTVDFKEYVTLVSCLTVMCNDFFVKK is encoded by the exons ATGataaagggagggatggagggtgtggTTATGTATAAaacacatccctctctccatcagtctctcactatctcactctctctcactttctactTTGCTCTCTCATTCTTCCCACATCTCG TCACCATGTCTGGGATCCAGCAGGCCATGTCTCTCCTCATCGCCTCCTTCCACAAGTACTCTGGGAAGGAGGGGGACAAGCTGACCCTCAGCAAGGTTGAGCTGAAAGAGCTGCTCCAGGCTGAACTAGGGGAGATGCTGGGG AAAGCCAGTGACAAGTCAGCAGTGGACAGAATCTTCAAGGACCTGGACTCTAACAAAGACAACACTGTTGACTTCAAGGAGTATGTCACTCTGGTGTCCTGCCTCACGGTGATGTGCAATGACTTCTTCGTAAAGAAGTAG
- the LOC111954757 gene encoding ictacalcin-like isoform X2 has translation MSGIQQAMSLLIASFHKYSGKEGDKLTLSKVELKELLQAELGEMLGKASDKSAVDRIFKDLDSNKDNTVDFKEYVTLVSCLTVMCNDFFVKK, from the exons ATGTCTGGGATCCAGCAGGCCATGTCTCTCCTCATCGCCTCCTTCCACAAGTACTCTGGGAAGGAGGGGGACAAGCTGACCCTCAGCAAGGTTGAGCTGAAAGAGCTGCTCCAGGCTGAACTAGGGGAGATGCTGGGG AAAGCCAGTGACAAGTCAGCAGTGGACAGAATCTTCAAGGACCTGGACTCTAACAAAGACAACACTGTTGACTTCAAGGAGTATGTCACTCTGGTGTCCTGCCTCACGGTGATGTGCAATGACTTCTTCGTAAAGAAGTAG
- the LOC111955374 gene encoding protein S100-A1, giving the protein MPSELERAMESMITVFHKYAAKEGNGNTLSRRELRDLMENELSGFLKSQKDPATVDKIMKDLDSNGDGEVNFEEFVSLVVGLSIACEQCYQMHKKKMGK; this is encoded by the exons ATGCCATCAGAACTGGAACGAGCAATGGAGTCCATGATCACTGTGTTCCACAAGTATGCTGCTAAGGAGGGCAATGGCAACACTCTGAGCCGCCGTGAGCTAAGGGACCTGATGGAGAACGAGCTCTCTGGCTTCCTCAAG TCTCAGAAGGACCCAGCCACAGTAGACAAGATCATGAAGGATCTGGACTCTAATGGTGATGGAGAGGTGAACTTTGAGGAGTTTGTTTCTCTGGTTGTGGGCCTGTCCATCGCCTGTGAACAGTGCTACCAGATGCacaagaagaagatggggaagtga